From Nitrospirota bacterium, the proteins below share one genomic window:
- the pilM gene encoding type IV pilus assembly protein PilM codes for MLSSFTSFKGLAETDLFTMFTPKRQLVGLDIGSSGIKLVQLKESRGRFILQKFGFKALEPEVIVDGTVMDEGRVVSAIKELFEETNVKVKQVAVSISGHAVIIKKISLPPMPDEELEGQVRLAAEQYIPFDINEVNIDFSVLLSPEASGDAQGDMSIILVAAKKDKINELTELVKGAGLFPLVMDVDAFAIENMHGVNYPVSQEDTTALVNIGASVMNINIVRGGTSLFTRDIPIGGNRYTEAIQREMGMSYEEAEETKKGERSAGSNQAAVTTVIDSVNAEVASEIARTIDYFKSTLADADVQHVLLCGGGAQVKGLVVQLKDRMQADVEVANPFSEIDTSGSDFDQDALAALAPLAAVGVGLALRSVGDR; via the coding sequence ATGTTGAGTTCATTTACTTCGTTCAAGGGTCTTGCGGAAACCGATCTGTTCACGATGTTCACCCCCAAGCGGCAGCTTGTGGGGCTGGATATTGGATCGAGCGGTATCAAGCTCGTTCAATTGAAGGAAAGCCGCGGGCGCTTCATTCTCCAGAAGTTTGGGTTTAAAGCGCTCGAACCGGAAGTGATTGTCGATGGTACGGTGATGGACGAGGGGCGGGTGGTATCGGCGATCAAGGAATTGTTTGAGGAAACGAATGTCAAGGTAAAGCAGGTCGCGGTGTCGATTTCCGGCCATGCCGTAATTATTAAAAAGATTAGTCTGCCGCCAATGCCCGATGAGGAGCTGGAGGGACAGGTGAGACTGGCTGCAGAACAATATATTCCTTTCGATATCAATGAGGTGAACATCGATTTCAGTGTGTTGCTCTCTCCTGAGGCTTCGGGCGATGCACAGGGAGATATGTCGATCATTCTTGTTGCGGCCAAGAAGGATAAGATCAATGAGCTGACCGAACTTGTCAAAGGGGCCGGGTTGTTTCCGCTCGTCATGGATGTGGATGCTTTTGCGATTGAAAACATGCACGGGGTCAACTATCCCGTTTCGCAGGAGGATACGACGGCGCTCGTGAATATTGGCGCGAGTGTCATGAATATCAACATTGTTCGAGGCGGTACGTCGTTGTTTACACGTGATATTCCCATCGGAGGGAATCGCTATACGGAAGCGATTCAACGAGAAATGGGTATGTCCTACGAAGAGGCAGAAGAAACAAAAAAAGGCGAGCGCTCGGCTGGGAGCAATCAGGCTGCAGTGACCACGGTTATCGACAGTGTGAATGCTGAGGTTGCATCTGAGATCGCCCGAACCATCGACTATTTCAAGTCCACCTTGGCAGATGCGGATGTTCAGCATGTCCTCTTGTGTGGAGGGGGCGCTCAGGTCAAGGGCTTGGTCGTACAACTGAAAGATCGCATGCAGGCCGATGTCGAGGTCGCCAATCCGTTTAGTGAAATCGATACATCGGGGAGTGATTTTGATCAGGACGCGTTAGCCGCGCTAGCTCCCTTGGCTGCCGTAGGGGTTGGCTTAGCCCTTAGATCGGTAGGCGATCGATGA
- the raiA gene encoding ribosome-associated translation inhibitor RaiA produces the protein MKITGRHLVVTAALRAHVESRFERLVRYDLKLSHLEVILSVSKLQHAAEVVCTVQGRRIQAKASTSEMYATIDQLVDRLDVQLRKLKERQVDHKAPIKKSARKILRLALPKEEPGPEIEVVRPARIVITLKEATHRLDSLPGSLLVFTERSSGKLQILQRVDRDQVVLIDLS, from the coding sequence ATGAAAATTACAGGTCGACATCTCGTGGTGACGGCAGCTCTCAGGGCGCATGTAGAAAGCCGGTTTGAGCGGCTGGTGCGATATGACCTGAAGCTGAGCCATCTGGAAGTGATTCTGAGTGTGAGCAAGCTTCAGCATGCAGCGGAGGTGGTCTGTACCGTGCAGGGGCGGCGGATTCAGGCAAAAGCTTCGACGTCAGAAATGTATGCAACGATCGATCAGTTGGTGGATCGACTGGATGTGCAGCTTCGAAAGCTCAAGGAACGTCAGGTCGATCATAAGGCACCGATCAAGAAGTCGGCGCGGAAGATTCTACGGCTGGCTCTGCCTAAGGAAGAGCCGGGGCCTGAAATTGAGGTGGTTCGTCCGGCTCGGATTGTGATCACCTTGAAAGAGGCGACGCATCGGCTGGATTCTCTGCCTGGTTCGTTGCTGGTGTTCACCGAACGATCCTCAGGGAAATTACAGATTCTTCAGCGTGTCGATCGCGATCAAGTCGTTCTCATCGATCTTTCGTAA
- the rpoN gene encoding RNA polymerase factor sigma-54, with the protein MKLRLDLRLSQKLIMTPQLQQAIKLLQLSRLELQQSLTQHLMENPLLEELPTEADDSEAGSAEEKTEDAAVAANSESPDAEQSTVEERDTPDEASAAGWEEYFGSDRRIGGSESRSPSQDEFPSYEQTMAKATSLEDHLLWQLSFSGLSDRDKAIGRLIIGNLDDDGYLRMSLDEMVSGTDFTPVEAESVLKDIQSFDPTGVAARDLSECLLLQIGHLGKSPMGSLGARPGALKGSIVEAIVQHHLKDLEKRQYARIAKALDVTVEEVFQATKVIEVLEPKPGRPFINTQNYVIVPDVFVVKNEGEWVVVLNDDGLPRMRISPYYKQLMGAGESGSAETKAYLDEKLRAAQWVIRSIEQRNKTIVKVVSSIVKFQEQFFEKGVQYLKPLVLKQVAEDIGMHESTISRVTANKYMYCPQGMLELKFFFNAGLQRADQPSDMMSSVTVREMIRVMVAEEDPGHPLKDEEIAAQLLTKQVVIARRTVAKYRAEEHIPSATQRKRFF; encoded by the coding sequence ATGAAGCTTAGGCTCGATCTCAGGCTTAGTCAAAAGCTCATCATGACCCCGCAGTTGCAGCAAGCCATTAAACTGCTGCAACTGTCTCGTCTTGAGCTCCAGCAGAGCTTGACCCAGCATTTGATGGAAAATCCTCTTCTGGAGGAGCTCCCAACCGAGGCGGATGACAGCGAGGCTGGAAGCGCTGAGGAAAAGACGGAAGATGCGGCGGTGGCAGCAAATAGCGAATCGCCGGATGCGGAGCAGTCGACCGTAGAGGAGCGCGATACGCCGGATGAGGCCTCGGCAGCGGGGTGGGAAGAATACTTTGGCAGCGATCGTAGGATCGGAGGGTCTGAGTCCCGGTCGCCCTCTCAGGATGAGTTCCCATCCTATGAGCAAACCATGGCGAAAGCGACTTCCTTGGAGGACCATCTCCTGTGGCAGCTTTCGTTTTCAGGGTTGTCGGATCGTGACAAGGCGATCGGACGGTTGATCATCGGGAATCTTGACGATGATGGCTACTTGCGTATGTCGCTGGACGAAATGGTCAGCGGGACCGACTTCACTCCGGTCGAAGCTGAATCAGTCCTGAAAGATATTCAGAGTTTCGATCCGACTGGTGTGGCAGCCAGAGATCTGTCGGAATGTCTACTCTTGCAAATTGGACATTTAGGAAAGAGTCCCATGGGATCGTTGGGGGCTCGGCCTGGCGCACTGAAGGGGTCGATTGTTGAAGCTATTGTCCAGCACCATCTCAAAGACCTGGAGAAAAGGCAGTATGCGAGGATCGCAAAGGCGTTAGACGTCACGGTGGAAGAGGTCTTTCAGGCGACGAAGGTAATCGAAGTACTTGAGCCGAAGCCGGGGCGACCGTTTATCAATACCCAAAATTATGTGATTGTCCCGGATGTATTCGTCGTCAAAAATGAAGGGGAGTGGGTGGTGGTCCTCAATGATGATGGATTGCCGCGCATGCGGATCAGTCCCTACTATAAGCAATTGATGGGGGCGGGAGAGAGCGGATCGGCGGAGACGAAGGCCTATCTGGATGAGAAGCTGCGAGCGGCACAATGGGTCATTCGGAGTATCGAACAGCGGAATAAGACGATTGTGAAGGTCGTGTCGAGTATCGTAAAGTTTCAGGAGCAATTCTTTGAAAAAGGCGTGCAGTATCTTAAGCCGCTGGTACTGAAGCAGGTGGCTGAGGATATTGGGATGCACGAATCGACGATCAGCCGTGTGACGGCGAACAAATATATGTATTGTCCTCAGGGCATGCTGGAGCTGAAGTTTTTCTTCAATGCGGGCCTGCAGCGAGCGGATCAGCCGTCCGATATGATGTCGTCCGTCACGGTGAGAGAGATGATCAGGGTCATGGTGGCGGAGGAAGATCCTGGTCACCCCCTCAAAGATGAAGAGATTGCGGCCCAGCTGCTTACGAAGCAAGTGGTGATCGCACGACGGACGGTGGCGAAGTACCGGGCGGAAGAACATATTCCCTCGGCAACCCAGCGTAAGCGGTTTTTTTAA
- the rapZ gene encoding RNase adapter RapZ, whose protein sequence is MAGLKLVVVSGLSGSGKSHALKCFEDVGYFCVDNLPPALLPTFVELCHQQGGEIKNVALGIDVRERVFFSDLVGILERVKVLGHSVELMFFEAREEVLVRRFSESRRPHPLLPHLPVLEGVRFEKERLAELRRHADRIIDTSDLTVHELRELLARRFGQEGTPRRLTISLVTFGFKFGVPYDIDLLFDVRFLRNPFFVPDLKPLTGEDPRVRNYVLTDPDAVAFIGQLEGLFKFLIPLFERERRSYVNVGIGCTGGRHRSVAIAGRLQESFAAFGYQVTIAHRDLNKQ, encoded by the coding sequence ATGGCCGGACTCAAGTTGGTGGTGGTCAGCGGTCTTTCTGGATCAGGGAAGTCGCACGCCCTCAAGTGTTTCGAAGATGTCGGGTACTTTTGCGTCGACAATTTACCGCCGGCGCTTCTGCCGACGTTTGTCGAGTTGTGCCATCAGCAGGGGGGGGAGATTAAGAACGTCGCGCTCGGCATCGATGTCAGGGAACGCGTGTTTTTCTCTGATCTTGTCGGTATCCTTGAGCGGGTCAAGGTGCTTGGCCATTCGGTTGAGCTCATGTTTTTTGAGGCGCGCGAAGAAGTGCTGGTTCGGCGCTTTTCGGAGTCTCGGCGGCCCCATCCACTCCTGCCGCATCTTCCGGTGTTGGAAGGTGTCCGTTTTGAGAAAGAACGACTCGCGGAGCTGCGACGCCATGCCGACCGTATTATTGATACCTCCGATTTGACGGTGCATGAATTGCGAGAATTACTGGCCCGGCGGTTCGGACAGGAAGGGACGCCGCGCCGGCTGACGATTTCACTGGTGACGTTCGGCTTCAAGTTCGGTGTGCCCTACGACATTGATCTTTTGTTCGATGTCCGGTTCTTGCGGAATCCGTTTTTTGTCCCTGACCTCAAGCCATTGACCGGGGAAGATCCTCGAGTGCGGAACTATGTGCTGACCGATCCGGACGCTGTCGCATTCATCGGGCAGCTTGAAGGCCTCTTTAAGTTTCTGATCCCCCTCTTCGAGCGAGAACGTCGCAGCTATGTGAACGTTGGGATTGGCTGCACTGGCGGACGTCATCGGTCTGTGGCTATTGCCGGGCGGCTCCAGGAAAGCTTTGCCGCATTTGGATATCAAGTGACCATTGCCCACCGCGATCTCAATAAGCAGTAA
- the lptC gene encoding LPS export ABC transporter periplasmic protein LptC — translation MWQRVIRRGLLALSGVLACFLVYLLITHSTAVSTPTATVPGSMDAADATISNFTFTQTKGDAVQWQVQAHEARLFERDRRAMLQVVAVTLFGQQGKELTVTGDEGVLNTETKNFLLSNRSEPLVIHTESGYVIYTNHLAWTDETREIRTQDAVRIVGHGLEVTGRGLIGHLDREEFDVLEDVHVDLAPAS, via the coding sequence GTGTGGCAACGTGTAATACGGCGCGGTTTGTTAGCGCTGAGTGGGGTGCTGGCCTGTTTCCTGGTCTATCTGCTCATAACGCATTCGACCGCAGTATCCACTCCGACGGCAACGGTGCCTGGCTCCATGGACGCTGCGGATGCAACGATCTCCAACTTTACCTTTACCCAAACAAAGGGCGATGCGGTGCAGTGGCAGGTGCAGGCGCACGAGGCTCGGCTTTTTGAGCGAGACAGGCGGGCGATGCTTCAGGTTGTTGCCGTCACTCTATTTGGCCAGCAGGGGAAGGAATTGACGGTGACGGGAGATGAAGGGGTTCTGAATACGGAGACGAAGAATTTTCTCCTCTCTAACCGCTCAGAGCCACTTGTGATTCATACCGAGAGCGGGTATGTGATCTATACCAATCATCTTGCTTGGACGGATGAGACCAGAGAAATACGTACGCAGGACGCGGTTCGTATCGTGGGGCACGGCTTAGAGGTAACTGGACGAGGGTTGATTGGACATTTGGACAGAGAAGAGTTTGACGTACTTGAGGACGTACATGTGGATTTGGCTCCTGCTTCTTAA
- a CDS encoding LptA/OstA family protein, with the protein MWIWLLLLNLCLFGFASLRGSADAALPQGGAEQAVSTTITAKKMTVKNQDSQAVFEGSVVLTRGSLVVYSDRMVVMFRAQEAPASDDRKGREAVKGAVPSKGPDAVPAVSNRSVNQIEATGRVKIEKDSGSATCEKAIYYHDGDKIVLTGNPVAWDKGTRVSGKQITMFLAEDRSVVEGGSHVRIEPDEGGAK; encoded by the coding sequence ATGTGGATTTGGCTCCTGCTTCTTAATTTGTGCCTGTTTGGATTCGCCTCATTGCGAGGATCGGCTGATGCGGCCCTGCCTCAAGGCGGCGCCGAGCAAGCGGTCAGTACGACCATTACGGCCAAGAAAATGACCGTGAAAAATCAGGATAGCCAAGCGGTCTTTGAGGGATCGGTTGTGCTGACTCGTGGGTCGCTGGTTGTCTATTCCGATCGTATGGTGGTGATGTTTCGCGCGCAGGAGGCTCCCGCGAGTGATGACCGGAAGGGGCGTGAGGCGGTGAAGGGCGCTGTGCCTTCAAAAGGGCCTGATGCTGTACCGGCGGTGTCGAATCGTTCGGTCAATCAGATTGAGGCGACCGGACGGGTGAAAATCGAGAAGGATTCAGGGAGTGCGACCTGTGAGAAAGCCATCTACTATCATGATGGAGATAAGATCGTGTTGACCGGCAACCCGGTGGCTTGGGATAAGGGGACGCGAGTCAGTGGTAAGCAAATCACGATGTTTTTAGCGGAAGATCGGAGTGTGGTGGAGGGCGGGTCGCATGTGCGGATCGAGCCGGATGAGGGGGGCGCCAAGTGA
- the pilQ gene encoding type IV pilus secretin PilQ: MIPKLTVTTTSFVRVLSAVGALSIPMAVPSMGASTDWPAVDSHLPSSTEGELAQTLTRIDIQRGSHDIRVVISGDGRLAHEVTRLDERRLIIDIPHIASAIRQPVLSVNHQFLKQVRLGYHADKVRVVLDLAGQADYSVEPQGANLIVTLRHDAAADMRAVADYSRGAEAETIKLEKSARQPSQVGVNSRGVQRAITAVRQSALKYYVRPVQMTSESDGGEKSTPKEDLVVGETRYVGRRISLDFQQADISNVLRLIAEVSGFNMVVGEGVKSKVTMKLVSVPWDQALDMILKMNGLGKIRQGNILWIDSLSNIAKQQNEESQAKDAKTKAEDLVDRVFYIRNLQASEIMTALRSYLSPRGLMQTSQGTNALIVRDTESKIGVMKQLVDGLDLEVPQVQIEARIVQADTTYSRSLGVQWGVQNVNQLGGGGVANFKTGNVGSFGNQTSDFLVNLPATVGGLVATPGVGFTIGRTDGAKLDMRLSAGELLGLSKVIASPKITTLDKREAKISQGESIPFQTTSLQGTQTTFVDANLELNVTPQITSRDPKESGKTIQLKVRATRNAVGARSNPAGPSIDRREANTLVNIRDGETMVIGGVFIDSQNNSVAGIPYLSRIPLLGWLFKQKTESVAKQELLIFLTPSIVKS, encoded by the coding sequence ATGATACCTAAGCTGACCGTGACCACTACATCATTTGTCCGTGTGCTCTCAGCCGTGGGAGCGCTCAGTATTCCGATGGCTGTGCCATCGATGGGGGCATCAACCGATTGGCCCGCTGTCGATTCACATCTGCCCTCGAGTACTGAAGGCGAACTGGCGCAGACCCTGACTCGCATCGACATTCAGCGTGGGTCTCACGATATTCGTGTTGTCATCTCGGGCGACGGCAGGTTGGCACATGAGGTGACGCGTCTCGACGAGCGGCGTCTGATCATCGATATCCCACACATTGCATCAGCCATACGTCAGCCGGTCTTGTCGGTGAATCACCAGTTTTTGAAGCAAGTTCGCTTGGGTTATCATGCCGATAAAGTACGAGTGGTATTGGATCTTGCCGGTCAGGCAGACTACTCGGTTGAACCTCAAGGGGCGAATCTCATCGTTACACTCCGACATGATGCCGCTGCGGACATGCGCGCGGTTGCTGATTATTCCCGTGGTGCAGAGGCCGAAACGATCAAGCTGGAGAAATCGGCAAGACAGCCGTCTCAAGTGGGTGTGAACTCTCGTGGGGTTCAGCGTGCAATAACTGCTGTTCGGCAATCGGCACTGAAGTATTATGTGCGACCGGTTCAGATGACTTCTGAGTCCGATGGTGGAGAAAAGAGCACGCCCAAGGAAGATTTGGTCGTGGGGGAAACGCGCTACGTCGGCCGGCGCATCTCACTCGACTTCCAGCAGGCGGATATCAGTAATGTGCTGCGCCTCATTGCCGAAGTGAGCGGCTTTAATATGGTGGTTGGTGAAGGGGTCAAGAGCAAGGTCACGATGAAACTCGTGAGTGTGCCATGGGATCAGGCGCTCGATATGATTTTGAAGATGAATGGGTTAGGCAAGATCCGGCAGGGTAATATTCTCTGGATCGATTCTTTGTCGAATATTGCGAAACAGCAAAATGAGGAATCGCAGGCCAAGGATGCCAAGACGAAAGCTGAAGATCTGGTCGACAGGGTGTTTTACATTAGGAACCTCCAGGCTTCAGAAATCATGACAGCTCTTCGATCGTATTTAAGTCCACGGGGGTTGATGCAAACTAGTCAGGGAACGAATGCCTTAATCGTTCGGGATACTGAAAGTAAGATCGGGGTGATGAAGCAGTTGGTCGATGGCCTTGACCTCGAAGTGCCTCAAGTCCAAATCGAAGCCAGAATCGTGCAGGCTGATACGACCTATTCCCGTTCGCTGGGTGTTCAGTGGGGCGTGCAGAATGTGAACCAGCTTGGGGGCGGTGGGGTGGCCAATTTCAAGACAGGTAACGTCGGGTCATTTGGGAATCAAACATCTGACTTTCTGGTCAATCTTCCCGCGACAGTTGGCGGGTTGGTGGCAACTCCTGGTGTTGGGTTTACGATTGGAAGAACAGATGGCGCAAAGTTGGACATGCGGTTGTCGGCAGGTGAGTTGCTCGGTTTGAGTAAGGTCATCGCTTCGCCGAAGATCACGACCTTGGACAAGCGAGAGGCCAAGATTTCACAGGGAGAATCGATCCCGTTTCAGACGACCTCTCTCCAGGGGACTCAGACAACTTTTGTGGATGCGAATTTGGAACTGAACGTGACTCCTCAGATTACGTCTCGCGATCCGAAGGAATCGGGCAAGACCATTCAGCTAAAAGTTCGTGCAACCAGAAATGCCGTTGGCGCGCGAAGCAATCCGGCCGGTCCGAGTATCGACCGCCGGGAAGCCAATACCCTGGTCAATATCCGCGATGGCGAGACCATGGTGATCGGCGGAGTCTTTATCGACTCGCAGAACAACAGTGTGGCCGGAATTCCATATCTCTCCCGCATTCCTTTGCTGGGATGGCTTTTCAAGCAGAAAACCGAGTCTGTCGCCAAGCAGGAACTGCTCATTTTCTTAACGCCCAGCATTGTGAAGAGCTAA
- a CDS encoding pilus assembly protein PilP — translation MPNSVLEPAGAHSYDPSGRRDPFAPVLQQLGLGPIDPTLPPLQRVGLTEMNLIAVVWGAYGYTAMVQTPDGNGYTVRRGTRIGPNNGVVSAVTEKGIVVQERFTDVYGSKQEREYVKLLHPKEGAE, via the coding sequence ATGCCCAATTCAGTGCTGGAGCCAGCAGGGGCACATTCGTATGATCCTTCAGGGCGGCGAGATCCGTTCGCTCCAGTTCTGCAACAGTTAGGGCTTGGACCGATTGATCCGACCTTGCCTCCTCTTCAACGAGTAGGGCTCACTGAGATGAACCTGATCGCTGTAGTGTGGGGGGCCTATGGCTATACCGCTATGGTGCAGACGCCAGATGGGAATGGATATACGGTGCGTCGCGGAACGCGTATCGGTCCCAATAATGGCGTAGTCAGTGCAGTGACGGAGAAAGGCATTGTGGTGCAAGAAAGGTTTACAGATGTGTATGGGAGCAAACAGGAGCGGGAGTACGTCAAGCTCCTTCACCCGAAAGAGGGCGCAGAATGA
- the lptB gene encoding LPS export ABC transporter ATP-binding protein: MGLRAAGLVKSFRARKVVKGVSIEVLAGEVVGLLGPNGAGKTTIFDMIVGLGQPDEGTISLGDEVITDLPMYRRARKGIGYLPQESSVFRRLSVEDNILAILEMLDYSRAERRERVDALLKELDLSHIRTSMAYALSGGERRRLEITRALATNPLFMLLDEPFAGIDPIAVADIQQIITRLKEKGIGILITDHNVQETLSITDRAYIINEGLILEAGSPESIVKSERARAIYLGDRFKL; this comes from the coding sequence ATGGGTTTGCGCGCAGCAGGGCTGGTGAAAAGCTTTCGGGCCCGCAAAGTCGTGAAAGGTGTCTCGATTGAAGTGCTTGCAGGGGAAGTTGTGGGGTTACTTGGTCCTAACGGAGCCGGCAAGACGACCATTTTCGATATGATTGTGGGTTTGGGGCAGCCAGATGAAGGAACGATTTCACTTGGCGATGAGGTGATCACCGACCTGCCCATGTACAGACGTGCCAGAAAGGGAATCGGGTACCTTCCTCAAGAGTCCTCGGTGTTCCGGCGCTTGTCGGTTGAGGATAATATTCTGGCAATTCTTGAGATGCTGGACTACTCTCGGGCAGAGCGTCGTGAACGGGTCGATGCCCTACTGAAAGAATTGGACCTGAGCCATATCAGAACCAGCATGGCCTATGCCTTGTCCGGTGGAGAACGGCGACGGTTAGAAATTACCAGGGCGCTTGCGACGAACCCGTTATTTATGCTGCTGGACGAGCCCTTTGCAGGGATCGACCCGATTGCCGTGGCAGACATCCAACAGATTATTACCCGCTTGAAAGAAAAAGGCATCGGTATTTTGATTACCGACCATAATGTCCAAGAGACGCTGTCTATTACTGATCGGGCCTACATCATCAACGAGGGGCTGATCCTCGAAGCCGGGTCTCCAGAGTCTATTGTGAAAAGTGAGAGGGCGCGGGCCATCTATTTAGGTGATCGGTTCAAGTTGTAA
- a CDS encoding PilN domain-containing protein has product MIRINLLPEPKGRKAKPQYDVRAQALLGVGLVLITLTGCWWYSASLDEEISEQQTKKMEMEKQVAQLKEQVKQVSDFESRKKVLEDKNRIIDELEKSRVGPVRVLDHVSQSLEPLKVWLVRVAVTGKEIDLEGRAATNDDVVEFVNNLRRTDYFTNINLQESRAAVESQLNIYQFKLGFRLKG; this is encoded by the coding sequence ATGATTCGTATTAACTTATTGCCGGAGCCGAAGGGGCGCAAGGCCAAACCGCAGTATGATGTCAGAGCGCAGGCGTTGTTGGGTGTGGGGTTGGTGCTGATTACGTTGACCGGCTGTTGGTGGTATTCGGCGTCGCTTGACGAAGAAATAAGCGAGCAGCAGACCAAAAAGATGGAGATGGAGAAGCAGGTTGCGCAGTTGAAAGAACAAGTCAAGCAGGTTTCCGACTTTGAAAGCCGGAAGAAGGTGTTGGAAGACAAAAACCGTATTATTGACGAGCTTGAGAAGTCACGAGTTGGCCCTGTCAGGGTGCTCGACCATGTCAGTCAGAGCTTGGAGCCGCTCAAGGTATGGCTGGTAAGAGTCGCGGTCACGGGGAAAGAGATCGATCTTGAAGGACGAGCGGCGACCAATGACGATGTGGTGGAATTCGTCAATAATCTGCGCCGCACCGACTACTTTACGAATATCAACCTTCAGGAGAGCCGAGCTGCGGTGGAGAGCCAACTCAACATCTATCAGTTCAAACTGGGGTTCCGTCTCAAAGGCTAA
- the pilO gene encoding type 4a pilus biogenesis protein PilO — MNLPSINLDVLRSIPLIQKAGLLLMVLAGIIVGFYYYVAEPKSTEIAGLQGAIGTLDGEIRTLTIKVKHLDELIAASKQLEIELAKKKERLPPEDEAVMLLKQVSDLGVRLGLDIKLWKPSPRTEDASKLFVRMPVNVEVSGGYHTAALFFDRINALPRIVTVSGLKMGAPKFEKGRVVTQTVFDLVAYAATPESKPVIAVQPVPPKK, encoded by the coding sequence ATGAACCTGCCGTCTATTAATCTTGATGTATTGCGGTCAATCCCACTGATTCAGAAGGCAGGGCTGCTTCTGATGGTTCTTGCGGGGATTATCGTTGGCTTCTACTACTATGTGGCGGAGCCAAAGTCGACCGAAATTGCAGGGCTTCAAGGCGCGATTGGCACCCTTGATGGTGAGATTCGAACGTTGACGATTAAGGTTAAGCATCTTGACGAACTCATTGCCGCGAGTAAGCAACTTGAGATTGAGCTTGCAAAGAAGAAGGAGCGACTGCCACCTGAAGACGAGGCGGTGATGTTGCTGAAGCAGGTATCCGATTTAGGCGTCCGGCTTGGTCTCGATATCAAATTGTGGAAGCCAAGTCCCAGGACGGAAGATGCCTCGAAACTCTTTGTGCGAATGCCGGTGAACGTAGAGGTTTCAGGCGGCTACCATACGGCCGCCTTATTTTTCGATCGTATCAATGCGCTACCTCGGATTGTGACCGTATCCGGACTCAAGATGGGCGCCCCTAAGTTTGAGAAGGGGCGGGTTGTCACACAGACCGTATTTGACCTAGTCGCCTATGCGGCAACTCCTGAATCCAAACCGGTTATAGCGGTTCAGCCGGTTCCTCCGAAGAAATAG
- the rplQ gene encoding 50S ribosomal protein L17, whose translation MRHRKNGRQLGRKTKHRWALFRSLVTSLLEHERIETTEAKAKEIRGFTDRMITLGKEGSLPARRQALAFIRSKDVVSKLFSDVAVRFKDRTGGYTRTIKTRRRIGDAAKMVAIELVTRLEVSTVKSEVPAVAAHASPTAD comes from the coding sequence GTGCGTCATAGAAAAAATGGCAGACAGCTCGGACGTAAAACGAAACATCGATGGGCCCTGTTCCGGAGTCTTGTAACGTCGCTCCTTGAACATGAACGTATCGAGACGACCGAGGCGAAGGCGAAAGAAATTCGAGGGTTCACGGACCGGATGATTACCCTCGGCAAGGAAGGGTCGTTGCCGGCTCGTCGGCAAGCGCTTGCCTTTATCCGCAGCAAGGATGTCGTGTCAAAATTGTTCAGCGATGTTGCGGTTCGGTTTAAGGACCGTACAGGCGGCTATACGAGGACGATCAAGACGAGACGGCGAATCGGCGATGCGGCTAAGATGGTTGCGATCGAACTCGTCACACGTCTAGAGGTATCGACAGTGAAGAGCGAAGTGCCTGCAGTTGCAGCTCATGCGAGTCCCACTGCCGACTAG